Genomic segment of Cytobacillus suaedae:
TTATATACAAGTTTTCCAGCTTTTTTACTAGTATTTGTTAGGGTGTCTAGTTTTTTTGCTACCCTGCCATTATTTTCATATCGTACAATACCGGCTCAGCATAAGATTGGGTTTGCCTTTTTCTTATCATGGATTATGTTTTTTACGATTGATGCTCCTGTCTTAACGATCGATGGTTTTTACTTGATGTTAGTCATTAAAGAAGCACTTGTCGGTCTAGCGATTGGCTTAGTTGCATATATGATTATTTCTGCTATCCAGGTAGCTGGTGCATTTATAGATTTTCAAATGGGATTTGCAATTGCAAATGTTGTTGACCCACAAACCGGAGCTCAAAGTCCTTTAGTTGGTCAATATCTTTATACCTTTGCATTACTACTTCTTCTAGCTGTGAATGGTCATCATCTACTTTTAGATGGAGTATTTTACAGTTATCAGTTCATACCAATAGAGCAAATGTTTCTCCCGCTTGGCAATGAGAATGTAATAGAGTTTGTCATGAAGGTATTTAATCACATGTTCGTAATAGCCTTTCAAATGGCTATTCCAGTAGTAGGGTCGCTCTTCTTAGTTGATCTTGCGTTAGGAATTGTTGCAAAAACAGTTCCACAGCTGAACGTATTTGTTGTTGGTATACCTCTTAAAATTTTAG
This window contains:
- the fliR gene encoding flagellar type III secretion system protein FliR; translated protein: MLELYTSFPAFLLVFVRVSSFFATLPLFSYRTIPAQHKIGFAFFLSWIMFFTIDAPVLTIDGFYLMLVIKEALVGLAIGLVAYMIISAIQVAGAFIDFQMGFAIANVVDPQTGAQSPLVGQYLYTFALLLLLAVNGHHLLLDGVFYSYQFIPIEQMFLPLGNENVIEFVMKVFNHMFVIAFQMAIPVVGSLFLVDLALGIVAKTVPQLNVFVVGIPLKILASFIVLILVMAAMMMLVGQLFESMIYIMRGLMQLLGGS